In Oryza brachyantha chromosome 2, ObraRS2, whole genome shotgun sequence, a single window of DNA contains:
- the LOC102720950 gene encoding gamma-glutamylcyclotransferase 2-2-like has product MVLWVFGYGSLIWNPGFDFDEKILGFVKGYKRTFNLACIDHRGTPEHPARTCTLESDDDAICWGIAYCVKGGLKKEQEAMKYLERRECEYDQKISVDFYKEGDSSNPVVKGVLVFVATPDPVGNKYYLGPAPLEDMARQIATANGPTGNNRDYLFSMEKALSNICHEDDSIIELADEVRKVLSRPKEKITGSDVPLKSHALVHLSALPEGTVVDSR; this is encoded by the exons ATGGTGCTCTGGGTCTTTGGCTATGGCTCCCTGATCTGGAACCCCGGCTTCGACTTCGACGAGAAGATCCTGGGGTTCGTCAAGGGCTACAAACGCACCTTCAATCTCG CTTGCATCGACCATAGGGGCACGCCGGAGCATCCTGCGAGGACCTGCACACTTGAGTCTGACGACGATGCCATATGC TGGGGGATTGCGTACTGTGTCAAAGGGGGCCTTAAAAAAGAGCAAGAAGCAATGAAG TACTTGGAAAGAAGAGAGTGTGAGTATGACCAGAAGATCTCTGTGGATTTCTACAAG GAAGGAGATTCTTCGAACCCAGTTGTGAAAGGTGTACTAGT CTTTGTAGCCACACCTGATCCAGTAGGCAACAAATACTATCTTGGCCCTGCGCCGTTAGAGGACATGGCAAG GCAAATCGCTACAGCCAATGGCCCCACTGGGAACAATAGGGATTACCTGTTCTCAATGGAGAAGGCTTTGTCCAACAtat GCCATGAGGATGATTCAATCATCGAACTTGCTGATGAGGTCAGGAAGGTGCTGAGCCGGCCGAAGGAGAAGATCACTGGCTCCGATGTTCCACTAAAATCTCATGCTCTTGTACACCTGTCTGCGCTTCCTGAGGGCACAGTTGTGGACTCAAGGTAG
- the LOC102705139 gene encoding F-box/kelch-repeat protein At1g23390-like, with amino-acid sequence MEAADAADSVLHGDLLECVLLRLPHDDLTASPALVSWEWRRAARAAHQQHRRRRRHLPCLVAHVHGVGVGRSTHVYDPRARAWASGGWRVVGGVPVRRCACAGGDRVYALSLASMAVSEDALGAAWRELPPPRVWRVDPVVAAVGPHVVVLGGGCGATAAAGVVEVLDEAVGWTMCPPMPAPLASRWVSVAASERRVYAVERRTGWASWFDPAARRWGPARQLQLPGNNTTTTSVASWAACGVTASGGGDADERLLVLAGGDGGIVSLWFMDGDTLLPDGETNASMLPPEMSEKLALHTTGGGNIAVAAAGAASGYVYNASEPGKGAARYELVAAGVGGGGHDRDSSSSSKNGCHGKTSTWGRRGSSSRWEWLPCPPAAAAAMTSSAVVVFACSGSSSDSAPNK; translated from the coding sequence ATGGAGGCGGCGGATGCTGCCGACTCCGTGCTGCACGGCGACCTGCTGGAGTGCGTGCTGCTGCGCCTGCCGCACGACGATCtcaccgcgtcgcccgcgctcgTGTCGTGGGAgtggcgccgcgccgcgcgcgccgcgcacCAGcagcaccgccggcgccgccgccacctcccctgcCTCGTGGCGCACGTCcatggcgtcggcgtcggtcGCTCCACGCACGTATACGACCCGCGCGCCCGGGCGTGGGCCTCCGGCGGGTGGCGCGTCGTGGGGGGTGTCCCCGTCCGGCGGTGCGCCTGCGCGGGCGGTGACCGCGTCTACGCGCTCTCCCTCGCGTCCATGGCCGTGTCCGAGGACGCCCTCGGCGCCGCCTGGCGcgagctcccgccgccgcgggtgTGGCGCGTGGACCCGGTGGTGGCCGCGGTGGGTCCTCACGTGGTGGTGCTCGGCGGCGGgtgcggcgcgacggcggccgcgggcgTGGTGGAGGTTCTTGACGAGGCCGTAGGGTGGACGATGTGCCCGCCGATGCCGGCGCCGTTAGCGTCGAGGTGGGTGTCGGTCGCCGCCTCGGAGCGGCGGGTCTACGCGGTGGAGAGGCGAACGGGATGGGCGAGCTGGTTCGACcccgcggcgaggcggtgggggcCAGCGCGCCAGCTCCAGCTACCCGGAaacaacaccaccaccacctccgtcgCGTCATGGGCGGCCTGCGGCGtaacggcgagcggcggcggcgacgccgacgagcgcCTCCTCGTGCTGgcaggaggcgacggcggcatcgTTTCGCTTTGGTTCATGGACGGGGACACGCTGCTGCCGGACGGTGAGACCAACGCATCGATGCTGCCGCCGGAGATGTCAGAGAAGCTCGCGCTGCACACCACGGGCGGCGGCAACATTGcggtggccgcggccggcgcggcgagcgggtACGTGTACAACGCGTCGGAGCCGGGCAAGGGAGCCGCGAGGTACGAGCTCGTGGCAGCTGGGGTTGGTGGAGGCGGCCATGACAgagacagcagcagcagcagcaagaacgGTTGCCATGGGAAGACGTCGACGTGGGGGAGACGCGGTAGTAGCAGTAGGTGGGAGTGGTTGCCGTGTCCACCGGCAGCTGCTGCAGCCATGACGTcgtccgccgtcgtcgtctttgCCTGTTCCGGATCATCATCGGACTCGGCTCCAAACAAATGA